CAACAGCTCAAATACATGACTTTTCTTAGAGATTCCTCAGACTGTTTTGCTTTCACTTCCTTGATTTTATTCGAGATCATGGCAGAGGATGAAGAAGAAAGCTTCTTGGCCTGAGAGGCTGATCTGACATGGTTCTTGGCATGTTGGTGGAGGGATCTCAAGGTGTAGTTCCACCTGCAGAACCCTTGGTCTTTCAACGCCTCCACACCTCCAACAGCTGCTGCAACCAACCAAGCTTTGCTTGCTGAACTCATTTTCTCTGTTACTGTAATATAGAACCAACGAGTTGGATACTCTTTGAAGTGGGATTTGTAGAGATTAAGATATCAGGAGCTATGATTTGATGGAGTAAATGGGAGTAAAGGGGTTTGGTTATATAGGTGAGTGTACCAAAAGTGTAGGAGAAAAACCAGAGGCTCAAGGCTTCTTCATGGTGGTTTTTTAGTGAGGAAACCAGCAAAGGCCAacggtattttttttataaaacaggTGGTCTCTATTTTCCCCTTTAATCATTGGAATACAacttgttcattaaaaaaatggagataaaataagtttttattattattatatacctagtttgtttttttaatttttttttaaagtaatatatatttttattatattacattataaaaaacatgatattttattaaatattattatttttaagagaaataaaataatcattcaCTTCAACAATAGTAATATTTAGTAAATGTCGCGCTTTAGAAGAATAAGTGtaacaaaatgaaatttttaattatttgacttAGTTAGTTAACCAGTTCATTAAAGGGTTAATGAAAATGGTTGATccgatttcaaaaataataaaaaaaaatcacaaaattattaaaattaaaaggtatcaatgaaatttttatatctaaaaatcaAATAGTCCGCGTAGCAACATATATGACTACCATACAAGAAACGACATTCAAAATCTCATGTAATAGAAAATTATGGTCCAATATGAGAGGTATTTCTGGGTCTAGCTCGATTAGACCTTCTCCCTAAGCCTAAAACCTATTCTTTTGTTCcacaaaatcaaatgttaagcCATTCACGTAATTTATTTgagttagatttttatttagttatgaaCAGACCCAGACATGACTCCTCAGAATCGCCTATTATTGAAAGTCTACTTACatcattaacattaaaaaaacaagagacaACTACTATGTAAATAATCaccttttgatatttttattggagtttattttttagtttacaagttgggataaaatatatatttttgactcaaaatatatttgaaagaaaaacttattaaattatagtttttgcaTGAAACGATCCACCGGTTTCATACAACTAGATTCAATCGGTTGACCAATTGAGCTAGACAATTGAAGTTTCACCTATTCATTCTTGGAAATTACAATATTTAGTAAATGTTGCGTTTTTGAAATATGACAAAGTAAAAGTATATTATCTCACCTAATCTTTCTCAAATGATACTActttattgatatttaaaaaaaaaactctaataattttttaaaaattaaccattaaaaaagtttaataaattatatatatataatatatatatatatatatatatattcacttcAAAAGAAGTATTTCTTGCGATCTAATTCATCTTTCAgagattcaagaaaaatattattttttgggccGGTTCAACCATTTTGCAACATTCCCAAGTTTCTTGAAATTTCATAAGTTTTGATATCGAAGAAAATAGTCCCTATTCATCTTCatttatgcaaaaaaacaaaacacataaagaactttttttatacgaacctcgtgatcacgtgatcacgtaacccacaatcaagatcagcaacattaaaaaTAGTACTAATACTATACTCAtctggaaggtcaattttgtatgcgttgtaaTTGATTCTCtttaaaacctgaaaaggaccatcaccacgagactgtaattttgatttcctttggttaggaaatcgttctttacgcatgtgcacccatacccaatcaccgggttagAAAACAGCCAGTTTAcatcccttatttgctttagaagcgtaaaatCTGTTatatttctctatttgtagtcgaactccctcatggaggctggtccgcatcacttTTGGCTCCAAAAAGGGGACAAGTCCAATAATTACTTCTTAAATCCATTTATGTCCTTGAAAAAGCAGTATAAGTTCTAAAtctaatttttcttgaattgaaattttatttttgccaaattataattagatTCTAGTGAGATTCTGATTGATGCAAATATCCTTGACAAATTAACCTTGTCATCATCCTTTTCACTTTGCGACATGAGGGCCTGTGACAAAATAAATGGTGCAAGGAAAAACTAATCCAAAAATAACATGGTTTGATTCCATTAAGTCAGCAACAAAATTTACAAATCAATTTACATCAACTTGCAACAATCAGGGTAATCCTATCACGATAATTTCCTCAATTTCATCTTGCTTCTTAGCTTTAGTAAGGACCCCAACAGCTCAAATACATGACTTTTCTTAGAGATTCCTCAGACTGTTTTGCTGTCACTTCCTTGACTTTATGCGAGATCATGGCAGAGGATGAAGAAGAAAGCTTCTTGGCCTGAGAGGCTGGTCTGACATGGTTCTTGGCATGCTGGTGCAGGGATCTCAAGGTGTAGTTCCACCTACAGAACCCTTGGTCTTTCAACGCCTCAACACCTCCAACAGCTGCTGCAACCAACCAAGCTTTGCTTGCTGAACTCATTTTCTGTGTTACTGTAATATAGAACCAACGAGTTGGAAACTCTTTGAAGTTGGATTTGGAGAGATTAAGATATCAGGAGCTATGATTTGATGAAGTAAATGGGAGTAAAGGGGTTTGGTTATATAGGTGAGTGTACCAAAAGTGTAGGAGAAAAACCAGAGTCTCAAGGCTTCGTCGTGGTGGTTTTGAGCGAGGAAACCAGCGAAGGCCAACGGTATTTTTTATGACATGATGCATCTTTTGTCTTAGTAGACGACTGGCTTCATTAAATAAGTTGGGATAAAATGGGTGGGTGtagatgtttttaattttgttcatgaCAATCGACAGATCAACCTTGTCTCTATGTTCTCGCGAGCACACcgttttgcttaaaaaaaatccaactaagCTCAAATTAGAGGTGAGAAATGCCACATGCCATGTTCTTGGAGGCTCACACGCATGAAACTGTATCAATTAAGGTTGCAGGACCGTCTAGGAAACTgcatgctttctttcttttgttttttttttttttctttctcagttAATCGATCATTAGATTAACTCACAAGCCAATCCAATTcgaattttactaaattaatatttaatacagTTCAGCAAAAAACTAGACAGTTTAAGTCTTGACACAGACTATagccaaaataaaaactagaattgTCAAGTTCTAAAAAATTGTAGACTAaacttttcagaaattttaatttttttatatttttattaaatataataatagttttttatctctataaaaataaactacataattctatttatattaattctaaaaatttgttataaaaaggatttatagtttaaaaaaatttctaattaatataatccatctagcataaattaaatagaaaataaatacttataatttaaaattaatttgaaaaataattaaaacaataaaacaataacttTAGTTTTCATATTAGATGTTTTCAGATTTCTGTGAGGATTTTTTTTCAGACTTCGCTTTGCTAATCTAATCTATGCCAGGTTTAATGGCTATGATCATGCATGGAAGTTAAAAGTTCAGCTGTTCTCTCTGCAAGAAGGTCGCTTTCCACTAATGTTAACTATTAGCGCTTGAATAGAAATTTAGGCAAAAATTGTATTGGTCACG
This genomic stretch from Populus alba chromosome 19, ASM523922v2, whole genome shotgun sequence harbors:
- the LOC118029530 gene encoding uncharacterized protein, with translation MSSASKAWLVAAAVGGVEALKDQGFCRWNYTLRSLHQHAKNHVRSASQAKKLSSSSSAMISNKIKEVKAKQSEESLRKVMYLSCWGPYQS
- the LOC118029531 gene encoding uncharacterized protein, which encodes MSSASKAWLVAAAVGGVEALKDQGFCRWNYTLRSLHQHAKNHVRPASQAKKLSSSSSAMISHKVKEVTAKQSEESLRKVMYLSCWGPY